A window of the Saccharomyces eubayanus strain FM1318 chromosome II, whole genome shotgun sequence genome harbors these coding sequences:
- the BCP1 gene encoding protein-transporting protein BCP1 — translation MVEAIKLNDLKNRKRRNTEEEENGSEESEIDISSTDSENEEEPNGEEEIVNIDFDFFSGNPDVDFHALKNLSRQLFGPQESTRIQLSSLADLMLGSPTTTIKTDGKESDPYCFLSFIDFKANRNSDYAKYLQKVDMRLSTFFQTISDSGNKNCALVISERLINMPPEVVPPLYKITLEDVTAALGDDKHYDFYVIVTRKYEVNFDTDDDAESSKKNKNTYERSKKRVKADEVDYFHEEDRFFEKHAKIHFESEARKGVISSYMILDHEGLVKSINELETEISTW, via the coding sequence ATGGTAGAAGCTATTAAACTGAATGATTTAAAGAataggaaaagaagaaatacagaagaagaagaaaatggcaGCGAGGAATCTGAAATCGATATAAGTAGTACCGATTcagaaaacgaagaagagcCAAATGGGGAAGAAGAGATCGTGAATATTGATTTCGACTTCTTCAGTGGTAACCCAGATGTTGATTTCCACGCTTTAAAGAATTTGTCACGTCAACTCTTTGGACCTCAAGAAAGTACCAGAATTCAACTGAGCAGTCTGGCAGATTTGATGCTAGGCTCTCCAACTACCACAATCAAAACAGATGGCAAAGAATCTGATCcttattgttttctttctttcattgACTTCAAAGCTAACCGCAATAGTGACTATGCAAAATACTTACAGAAAGTGGACATGAGACTGTCTAcgttttttcaaactatTTCGGATAGCGGCAACAAAAACTGTGCTTTGGTCATCAGCGAAAGACTAATTAACATGCCACCGGAAGTCGTTCCACCTTTATACAAGATTACATTGGAGGACGTCACGGCAGCACTTGGAGATGATAAACATTATGATTTCTATGTCATCGTCACCAGGAAGTATGAAGTAAATTTCGACACAGATGATGATGCCGAGTCTAgtaagaagaacaaaaatacGTACGAGAGgtccaaaaaaagagtaaagGCTGACGAAGTGGACTACTTCCATGAGGAAGATAGGTTTTTTGAGAAGCATGCCAAGATTCACTTCGAATCAGAAGCCAGAAAAGGTGTTATTAGCTCATACATGATTCTTGATCACGAAGGTCTTGTCAAAAGTATCAACGAATTGGAAACGGAAATTTCCACCTGGtaa
- the TFC6 gene encoding transcription factor TFIIIC subunit TFC6 translates to MASVPVKKRGRPRKAVVPQVALDGSSGGASDDPRSKRPKRNASKKAIANLAQLMTVDVDDTINTQRLSNQDDGGDSDFTVNEENNSEDDYDVDLEDDKELEASKEGVSDLNSNKSGNSDQSNGKRKASKKTNAKKSSADKVPKNKRSHGSSLEQKGRPIRLLKDLSSARDKIERIYGLNREKLLQLAKVKEGFETSIFDFPLENIQPDSPYFVCPQPPYTKENVYDKVIGDKNKTIYHEITKIEFENMVKLRKERLKLLVGEVDATMSTDDRMEFPILPNGKRTGFVYNVGGLVTDIAWLNVDKGLDTNENYQYLAVAISQYMDEPLNEHLEMFDREKHSSCIQIFKLNTFTLQFVKDQTIVHSFGEVWNLKWHEGCYASHLVGCLSFVSQEGSVNFLEIIKSVSDIHVFKICEKPSLVLSLADSLITTFDFLSSTTVVCGFKNGFVAEFDLSDPELPSFYEQLHDSYVLSISVAFSDFEDTVISTVSVDGFFYVFNPKDIATTKTTISRFRGSNLVPVVYCPQIYSYIYSDGASSLRAVPPRAAFAVHPLVSRETTITAIGVSRLHPMVLAGSADGGLVITNAARRLLHGIKNSSSTQKSLRLWKWDYSMKDDKYRLDSAYEVYPLTVNDVSKAKIDPHGINITCTKWSETSMGGKFYAFANSAGFLTLEHLGK, encoded by the coding sequence ATGGCGTCAGTACCTGTAAAGAAGAGAGGAAGACCTAGGAAGGCCGTGGTACCTCAAGTTGCGTTGGATGGTTCCAGTGGAGGCGCATCTGATGATCCGAGAAGTAAAAGACCTAAAAGAAACGCCTCGAAGAAGGCAATCGCGAACCTGGCGCAGTTGATGACGGTTGATGTGGATGATACGATAAATACTCAGCGTCTCAGTAACCAGGACGACGGCGGCGATAGTGATTTCACCGTGAACGAGGAAAACAATAGCGAGGACGATTATGATGTTGACTTGGAAGACGATAAGGAGCTGGAGGCTTCCAAAGAAGGAGTGTCAGATTTAAATAGCAATAAAAGTGGCAATTCTGATCAATCAAATGGTAAGAGAAAGGCttcgaagaaaacaaatgcAAAGAAGAGCTCAGCTGATAAAGTACCGAAAAATAAACGCTCTCATGGATCAAGTTTGGAACAGAAAGGTCGCCCTATCAGACTTTTAAAGGATCTTTCCAGCGCGAGGGATAAGattgaaagaatttatGGACTCAacagagaaaaattattgCAGTTGGCAAAAGTTAAGGAAGGCTTTGAGACAagcatttttgattttccaCTGGAGAATATTCAGCCCGATTCCCCATATTTTGTATGTCCACAACCTCCTTatacaaaggaaaatgtaTATGACAAAGTTATAGGAGATAAAAACAAGACTATATACCACGAGATTACTAAGATAGAGTTTGAGAATATGGTgaaattgagaaaagaaagattgaaATTACTTGTTGGCGAAGTCGATGCAACGATGTCTACTGATGACAGGATGGAGTTTCCGATACTTCCTAATGGCAAAAGAACTGGATTCGTTTACAATGTAGGAGGTTTAGTAACAGATATTGCGTGGCTCAATGTAGACAAAGGTCTTGAtacaaatgaaaattaTCAGTATCTAGCCGTTGCAATCTCACAATACATGGATGAACCTTTAAATGAACATTTGGAAATGTTTGATAGAGAGAAGCACTCCTCCTGTATAcagattttcaaattgaataCCTTTACTTTACAGTTCGTAAAGGATCAAACTATTGTACACTCATTTGGTGAAGTGTGGAACCTAAAATGGCATGAGGGATGTTACGCATCTCATTTGGTTGGCTGTTTATCATTTGTTAGCCAAGAAGGGTCGgttaattttttggagATCATTAAAAGCGTTAGTGATATTCATGTCTTTAAGATATGTGAGAAGCCGTCTTTGGTTTTGTCTTTGGCGGACAGTTTGATAACTACTTTTGACTTCTTATCTTCAACCACGGTGGTTTGTGGCTTCAAGAATGGATTTGTGGCAGAGTTCGACTTGAGCGATCCAGAGTTGCCATCGTTTTACGAACAACTCCATGATTCCTATGTATTATCCATCTCGGTAGCtttttctgattttgaGGATACCGTTATCAGTACAGTTTCTGTAGATGGTTTCTTTTATGTTTTCAATCCAAAAGACATAGCTACAACAAAGACGACGATCTCTAGATTTAGGGGAAGTAATTTGGTTCCAGTTGTTTATTGTCCTCAAATATACTCGTACATCTATTCGGATGGTGCTAGTTCGTTAAGGGCTGTCCCACCGAGAGCTGCCTTTGCTGTTCATCCTTTAGTATCACGGGAAACAACTATAACGGCCATCGGAGTTTCAAGATTACATCCAATGGTTCTTGCTGGATCCGCTGATGGGGGTCTAGTTATAACGAATGCAGCTAGGCGCCTTTTGCATGGTATTAAAAACAGTTCGTCCACTCAAAAGTCATTGAGACTTTGGAAATGGGATTACAGCATGAAGGATGACAAGTACAGACTGGATAGTGCTTATGAGGTTTATCCATTGACAGTTAATGACGTGAGCAAAGCTAAAATAGATCCACATGGGATTAATATAACGTGCACTAAATGGAGCGAAACAAGTATGGGGGGTAAATTTTACGCTTTTGCTAATAGTGCTGGTTTTTTGACACTTGAACATTTAGGGAAATAA
- the ESC2 gene encoding Esc2p, with product MTANSKDSSVALSNIDAINTSISDDDSDDFFMDNSFDENDYNQSDDSNERNVIIDSKVTDSQPLHLSLSASEEEDKNVNQQSLSDSESSSESASSANIIKLKSDKPSGRTRGRSMIKESVVEIESSGSRQNNNKYHHRSRSRSKSSIRSLSPEQKYKRQKNSLLNAYDENDDFFKELAKEAKKTTSMSKDSTPDQPKRVYNIKFFSKLEGTINKAVQVKVLGKYEFSKILPAALDGLMKSYKIPKVMKDIYKVENVTLYWNNAKLLNFMTCNSLHIPQDFENEISDIDITVVSKEYEKNFEATLESKLKEEETAMFAKERQEMEMKLEKKRNEREESEFREFEFELRNVKETEELKATETIMNEPSLREGNLIKENKNGDNEKVMKIALMGQDNKKIYVNVRNSTPFFKVAEYYRIQKQLPQKAKIKLLFDHDELNLNECIADQDMEDEDMVDVIVE from the coding sequence ATGACTGCTAACTCTAAAGACAGTAGCGTCGCTTTGAGCAATATTGATGCCATTAACACAAGTATTTCCGATGATGATAGCGACGACTTCTTTATGGATAattcttttgatgaaaatgattaCAATCAGAGTGACGATAGTAATGAACGAAATGTCATAATTGATTCTAAAGTTACAGATTCCCAGCCCCTTCATTTATCTCTGTCAGCAtctgaagaggaagataAAAATGTAAACCAGCAAAGTCTTTCCGATAGCGAGTCATCTAGTGAAAGTGCGAGTTCAGCAAACATTATAAAACTCAAATCAGACAAGCCATCAGGTAGGACAAGAGGAAGATCTATGATAAAAGAATCTGTGGTTGAAATAGAATCATCTGGATCAAGgcaaaacaataacaaataCCATCATAGATCAAGATCAAGGTCTAAATCGAGTATAAGATCTTTATCGCCtgaacaaaaatataaacGACAGAAAAACTCACTATTAAATGCTTATGACGAAAATGATGATTTCTTTAAAGAGCTTGCTAAGGAGGCTAAGAAAACTACTAGCATGTCAAAAGATTCAACACCCGATCAGCCCAAACGAGTTTATAAcataaagtttttttctaaGCTAGAAGGAACTATAAATAAGGCCGTTCAGGTAAAAGTTTTGGGAAAGTAcgaattttcaaaaatactaCCTGCTGCATTGGACGGGCTGATGAAATCTTATAAAATTCCTAAAGTCATGAAGGATATTTACAAAGTAGAGAATGTGACTCTTTATTGGAACAATGCAAAGTTATTAAATTTTATGACTTGTAACTCTTTGCATATTCCgcaagattttgaaaatgaaatatctGACATCGATATTACTGTCGTCTCGAAAGAGtatgaaaagaattttgagGCAACTTTAGAatcaaaattgaaagaggaagaaacaGCAATGTTTGCAAAAGAACGccaagaaatggaaatgaagttagaaaaaaagagaaacgAGCGGGAAGAATCTGAATTCcgtgaatttgaatttgaattaaGAAAYgtcaaagaaacagaagaatTGAAAGCAACAGAGACAATTATGAATGAACCTTCTTTACGAGAAGGCAActtgataaaagaaaacaaaaatggcgATAATGAAAAGGTTATGAAAATTGCCCTTATGGGGcaagataataaaaagattTATGTGAATGTTAGAAACTCTAcgccatttttcaaagtagCTGAATATTatagaattcaaaaacaactaCCTCAAAAGGCGAAAATCAAACTACTGTTTGATCATGACGAACTAAATTTGAATGAATGTATAGCGGATCAGGATATGgaggatgaagatatgGTCGACGTCATTGTCGAGTAG